In Nasonia vitripennis strain AsymCx chromosome 2, Nvit_psr_1.1, whole genome shotgun sequence, a genomic segment contains:
- the Cox4I1 gene encoding cytochrome c oxidase subunit 4 isoform 1, mitochondrial isoform X1, which produces MASRALTTFLRSAAVQAQTRSVYTIQNKIGNREVVCHGMNSEPIYIDTTDFPMPAIRYKEVTPDIQALREKEKGDWKKLSVEDKKALYRASFRQTFAEMEAPSGDWKSVIGLSLVGISISMWLFVWTKHYVYPPLPSSLSEENQLAQLERMKLLDMQPITGLPGTKK; this is translated from the exons ATGGCATCCAGAGCTTTAACCACATTTCTGCGCTCTGCGGCAGTTCAAGCGCAAACCCGATCAGTATACACCATTCAAAACAAAATTGGAAACCGAGAAGTGGTATGCCATGGTATGAACTCTGAACCTATTTACATTGACACAACCGATTTCCCAATGCCAGCTATTCGTTACAAGGAGGTCACTCCTGACATTCAG GCTTTGAGAGAAAAGGAGAAGGGAGACTGGAAGAAACTTTCCGTTGAGGATAAGAAAGCTCTATACAGAGCGAGCTTCAGACAAACTTTTGCTGAGATGGAAGCACCATCTGGTGACTGGAAATCTGTGATCGGATTGAGCTTAGTGGGTATCTCGATCTCAATGTGGCTTTTTGTCTGGACGAAGCACTATG TGTACCCACCACTCCCATCATCCCTCAGTGAAGAGAACCAGCTTGCACAGCTTGAACGTATGAAATTGTTGGATATGCAACCTATCACTGGACTCCCTGGAACTAAAAAGTAA
- the LOC116738450 gene encoding protein yippee-like 5: MGVIFLEHIGGTRLFSCASCDTNLTNRDQLISTRFTGATGRAFLFNKVVNLKYSDVQDRVMLTGRHMVRDVSCKNCDAKLGWMYEFATDKNQQYKEGKVILERALITESDGIGESI; this comes from the exons atgggTGTTATATTCCTCGAGCATATCGGCGGCACCCGCCTCTTCTCCTGCGCGTCCTGCGATACAAATTTGACGAATCGAGATCAGTTGATAAGTACGCGCTTCACCGGAGCAACGGGCCGCGCGTTTCTCTTCAACAAAGTCGTCAACCTCAAGTACAG TGATGTACAAGATAGAGTAATGTTGACTGGTCGTCACATGGTACGAGATGTGAGTTGTAAAAATTGTGATGCCAAGCTAGGATGGATGTATGAATTTGCTACGGACAAGAATCAACAGTACAAGGAAGGAAAAGTCATTCTGGAGCGTGCACTAATTACAGAGAGCGACGGGATTGGCGAAAGCATATAA
- the LOC100117446 gene encoding S-adenosylmethionine sensor upstream of mTORC1, which yields MEEKRGVERKIERKASEKHKQLANFIKEIHTQLRIDSEKYGAEETWKTHITRNDKLNHYAESMYQLATEHWVEKSKTSAPLTYCRVEWIKHQCKEYFFNGGMEKFDDKEVHLLNKDIEELKKIDYSTKIKTTIDSKINVLDVGSCYNPFSSEHLFSVTAIDIAPYSKDVTKCDFLNLNVGNTKIFLESEQALIELPKNSFDAVIFSLLLEYIPSPEQRFLCCQKAYDLLKNGGVLIVATPDSKHMGANTKVINTSWKVVLAKLGFMRIQYEKLPHIHCLVFRKCFYKVAAMKKIDWKKINEEDELFSSGKIFIPQDFHTKLKEEIPDTSFKKFEHNDQELVSLFGELPCED from the exons ATGGAAGAAAAGCGTGGAGTAGAGAGGAAAATTGAAAGAAAAGCTTCGGAAAAACACAAACAATTAgctaattttataaaagaaatacACACGCAGTTGCGCATCGACTCCGAAAAGTATGGAGCAGAGGAAACGTGGAAAACACATATCACCCGGAATGATAAGCTCAAC cacTATGCAGAATCAATGTATCAGCTGGCTACTGAGCATTGGGTTGAGAAATCTAAAACAAGTGCTCCACTTACATACTGTAGAGTAGAGTGGATCAAGCATCAATGCAAAGAGTATTTTTTCAATGGAGGTATGGAGAAATTTGATGATAAGGAAGTACATCTTCTAAATAAAGATATTGAGGAATTGAAGAAGATTGACTATAGTACAAAAATCAAAACCACAATTGATTCCAAGATTAACGTACTTGATGTTGGTAGTTGCTATAATCCATTTAGTTCAGAACATTTGTTTTCTGTGACAGCTATAGATATAGCTCCTTATTCAAAAGATGTTACTAAATGTGATTTCTTAAATTTAAATGTAggaaatacaaaaattttcctAGAAAGTGAACAAGCATTAATTGAATTGCCTAAGAATTCTTTTGATGCAGTTATTTTTTCCTTACTGCTGGAATACATTCCAAGCCCAGAGCAACGTTTTTTATGTTGCCAAAAAGCGTATGATTTACTTAAAAATGGAGGTGTATTAATCGTTGCAACTCCAGATTCAAAACATATGGGTGCTAATACAAAAGTTATTAACACATCTTGGAAAGTTGTGTTGGCTAAATTGGGATTCATGAGGATTCAGTATGAGAAACTTCCTCACATACATTGCCtagtttttagaaaatgtttctACAAAGTAGCTGCTATGAAAAAAATAGATTGGAAGAAGATCAATGAAGAAGATGAACTATTTTCCTCTGGGAAAATTTTCATTCCACAAGATTTTCACACAAAACTGAAAGAGGAAATTCCTGATACTAgttttaagaaatttgaacACAATGATCAGGAGTTGGTCAGTCTGTTTGGTGAATTGCCTTGTGAAGattga
- the LOC100117494 gene encoding tyrosine-protein kinase transmembrane receptor Ror2 gives MMLWNVFLITISFYVATGTSPYQAGGYCAPYNGKICKKYLTGAGTVWFNDSVDNPSGWLNEKITTDLWDELIQKLTEPCRSAAEKMLCFYAFPQCHGGASLPLCYEDCMAIKLQLCFNYWALIEDNKVRDIHIRSRGHFRLPECEKLPKISKEKTTCSHVGLTVVDQNLVTYDCYKDRGRFYMGTVNRTKSGRACQMWKDQKPHSHDRPPDFFPQIRYGENYCRNAGGDEKMPWCFTMDPNTRWELCDVPLCENSTAITVEDNPSDLTMEDFTTTTLILIISALGFIIVVISILIILISQRFYKRHHGYDPTDCQEVNIDLNKLPDNDAYHKTGIQLNPKLEKLEFPRNNIIYVRDLGQGAFGRVFQAKAPGLVPNEEFTNVAVKMLKEEASDDLLVDFEREACLLSEFDHPNIVKLLGVCALGRPMCLLFEYMGRGDLNEFLRSCSPGNYIIRNVEKDDTFTDSRLSHMDLINIARQIASGMVYLSDRKFVHRDLATRNCLINDDMVVKIADFGLSQKIYLQDYYKGDDQDAIPVRWMPLESILYNKYTVESDVWAFAVCLWEIFSFALQPYYGMTHEEVVKYIKEGNVLQCPENTPQSVYDLMKLCWNRKSSDRPTFKFIYETLNNIKCELKAENKSNSVPLRIHL, from the exons ATGATGCTTTggaatgtttttttgataacAATCTCTTTTTACGTTGCCACTGGAACATCCCCAT ATCAAGCAGGTGGTTACTGTGCGCCATACAAtggaaaaatttgtaaaaagtaTCTTACTGGTGCTGGGACAGTTTGGTTCAATGACTCTGTTGATAATCCTAGCGGATGGCTGAACGAAAAAATAACAACGGATCTGTGGGATGAACTGATACAAAAGTTGACTGAGCCATGCCGATCAGCAGCAGag AAAATGTTATGCTTTTATGCATTTCCACAATGCCATGGAGGTGCTAGCTTACCACTGTGTTACGAAGACTGTATGGCCATTAAACTGCagctttgttttaattattgGGCTCTAATTGAAGACAATAAAGTTAGAGATATTCATATAAGATCCAGAGGTCACTTTAGACTACCAGAATGTGAGAAACTACCAAAGATTTCCAAGGAAAAAACTACGTGTTCTCATGTTGGATTAACAGTTGTGGATCAAAATCTTGTAACAT ACGACTGTTACAAGGACAGAGGGCGTTTCTACATGGGTACAGTGAACAGAACAAAAAGTGGTCGAGCATGTCAGATGTGGAAAGATCAAAAGCCACATAGTCATGATCGTCCACCAGATTTCTTTCCACAGATTCGGTATGGAGAAAATTATTGCAGAAATGCTGGAGGTGATGAAAAAATGCCATGGTGTTTCACTATGGACCCTAATACAAGATGGGAACTTTGTGATGTTCCTCTGTGTg AAAATTCAACGGCAATAACTGTTGAAGATAATCCTAGTGATTTGACTATGGAGGATTTTACAACAACAACTTTGATACTTATTATATCAGCTTTAGGATTTATAATTGTCGTTATTTCTATATTAATAATACTTATAAGCCAAAGATTTTATAAACGCCATCATGGTTATGACCCAACTGACTGTCAG GAAGTGAACATCGACCTAAACAAACTACCAGACAAcgacgcatatcacaagaccgGTATTCAACTGAATCCAAAATTAGAGAAACTGGAGTTTCCAAGAAATAACATTATATACGTGAGAGATCTAGGCCAGGGAGCCTTTGGCAGAGTTTTCCAAGCGAAGGCGCCAGGATTAGTGCCCAACGAAGAGTTTACTAACGTGGCTGTAAAAATGCTAAAAGAAGAGGCCTCTGACGATCTACTCGTAGATTTTGAACGAGAGGCTTGCCTCCTCTCGGAATTCGACCACCCGAACATCGTCAAACTTTTAGGCGTTTGCGCTCTGGGACGTCCCATGTGTCTCCTGTTCGAGTACATGGGTCGGGGAGACTTGAACGAATTCCTACGCTCGTGCTCTCCGGGCAACTACATAATACGTAATGTTGAGAAGGATGATACCTTTACGGACTCGCGACTGTCGCACATGGATCTCATAAACATCGCGCGACAGATCGCCTCAGGCATGGTGTACTTATCGGACAGAAAGTTCGTTCATCGAGACTTGGCAACGAGAAACTGTCTGATCAACGACGATATGGTAGTGAAGATAGCGGACTTTGGACTCTCGCAGAAGATCTACCTTCAAGACTACTACAAAGGGGACGACCAGGACGCTATTCCCGTGAGATGGATGCCACTGGAGAGTATTTTATACAACAAATACACAGTGGAGTCAGATGTCTGGGCTTTTGCTGTATGCTTATGGGAAATATTTAGCTTCGCGCTTCAGCCCTACTATGGTATGACGCACGAGGAAGTCGTTAAATACATCAAAGAGGGTAACGTTCTGCAGTGTCCGGAAAACACTCCTCAATCTGTCTATGATTTAATGAAACTTTGCTGGAATAGAAAGTCCTCAGACAGGCCTACTTTTAAATTCATCTATGAAACACTTAACAATATCAAATGTGAATTAAAGGCTGAAAACAAGTCGAATAGTGTACCTCTACGTATACACCTGTAA